One stretch of Pseudoalteromonas shioyasakiensis DNA includes these proteins:
- a CDS encoding galactose oxidase encodes MRLATRLLPLFITCLPYTLSANEVSAPELPEAIQEIYPTVMNQQVWVAGGISTELPASKGKMTAKVHFWSPEYLSWQSAPSLPEGRHHTYLIAVEKRLFAFGGFVNAQGQWTNSRDVLMLDEGAKAWQKVASLPFALSETVGAVLNGKVHLAGGRSPSSEKNGQWQHSLDVRAHLVFDPKSFTFTEAAPLPSARNSAASAQVNGRWFVLGGRTVGGEPITEMLEYLPDTDIWQAHAALPKARAGHAAAVIDNAIYVFGGEHSKGVDREVFKYDLTKQQWGKAFEWQTPRHGLGAITLKGQIWLVGGATKVGLSETSKAVTSLSKLID; translated from the coding sequence ATGCGCTTAGCCACACGGTTGTTACCGCTTTTTATTACTTGTTTACCTTATACTTTATCGGCAAATGAAGTTTCAGCACCTGAGCTTCCTGAGGCTATACAAGAAATCTACCCTACAGTAATGAATCAACAAGTTTGGGTTGCAGGTGGTATCTCTACTGAACTGCCAGCATCAAAGGGTAAGATGACTGCAAAAGTTCATTTTTGGTCACCAGAATACTTAAGTTGGCAATCCGCTCCCAGTTTGCCCGAGGGGCGTCATCATACTTATTTAATTGCAGTAGAAAAAAGATTATTTGCCTTCGGAGGTTTCGTTAATGCGCAAGGCCAATGGACCAATAGCCGTGATGTGTTAATGCTAGATGAAGGCGCTAAAGCATGGCAAAAAGTGGCGAGCTTGCCTTTTGCATTAAGTGAAACCGTAGGCGCAGTGTTAAATGGAAAAGTACATTTAGCCGGCGGCCGCAGCCCAAGCAGTGAGAAAAATGGACAATGGCAGCATAGTTTAGATGTTAGAGCGCATCTAGTCTTTGATCCTAAAAGCTTTACATTTACAGAAGCGGCACCTTTACCTTCAGCGAGAAACAGTGCGGCAAGTGCACAAGTAAACGGCCGGTGGTTTGTGCTTGGTGGCAGGACAGTAGGTGGCGAGCCAATCACAGAAATGCTCGAATACTTACCAGATACAGACATTTGGCAGGCACATGCAGCATTACCCAAAGCGCGTGCCGGGCATGCAGCGGCAGTTATTGATAATGCTATCTATGTGTTTGGCGGTGAACATAGCAAAGGGGTTGACCGCGAGGTTTTTAAATATGATTTAACCAAGCAGCAATGGGGCAAAGCTTTCGAATGGCAAACGCCTCGTCATGGCTTAGGGGCCATCACGTTAAAAGGCCAAATTTGGCTTGTGGGTGGCGCCACAAAAGTGGGATTGTCTGAAACAAGCAAAGCAGTGACTTCACTTAGTAAGCTTATTGACTAA
- a CDS encoding DNA topoisomerase IB — protein MKLIYVDDNLPGITRKSHSKCWLYYDPTGKRINDNSEIARLDALAFPPAYKDVWFCPEENGHILATGYDTKGRKQYLYHPDFREQQELKKFEVCELFGNKLPLLRAKLAEYLEGNTLDYQRTLAAVVRLMDLGSLRIGSKRNAKENNSFGATTLRRRHAKITGKNIRLEYKAKSGKVREVNLTDRVLSTIIKELQDLPGQNLFQYKEDGECIPVTSREVNQFIQHVMGEEFSAKHFRTWRASVLAFEAFYNAKKKLPLCDMLETVSSHLGNTPTIARNSYIHPALIDLCKKDENSQVALRKQLKLPRKTKYLNRYERGLLLFLS, from the coding sequence GTGAAATTAATTTATGTTGATGATAATTTGCCCGGTATTACTCGAAAAAGTCACTCTAAATGTTGGCTTTACTACGACCCTACAGGTAAGCGGATTAATGATAATAGTGAAATCGCCCGTTTAGATGCACTAGCATTCCCTCCTGCATACAAAGATGTTTGGTTTTGTCCTGAGGAAAATGGCCATATCTTAGCAACTGGTTACGATACAAAGGGAAGAAAACAATACCTTTATCATCCAGATTTTAGAGAGCAGCAGGAACTAAAAAAGTTCGAAGTGTGTGAGCTTTTCGGAAATAAATTACCTTTACTTAGAGCAAAGTTAGCTGAATATTTAGAAGGTAATACACTTGACTATCAAAGGACATTAGCCGCAGTTGTTAGATTGATGGATTTAGGCTCTTTGAGGATAGGATCTAAACGAAACGCGAAAGAAAATAATAGTTTTGGAGCGACAACCTTACGTCGCCGCCATGCGAAGATAACAGGGAAAAATATTCGCTTAGAATATAAAGCTAAATCTGGCAAAGTGAGAGAGGTTAACCTTACAGATCGTGTTTTGAGCACCATTATTAAAGAGTTGCAAGATTTACCCGGACAAAACCTGTTTCAATACAAAGAGGATGGTGAATGTATTCCCGTAACTTCACGTGAAGTTAATCAATTTATTCAGCATGTAATGGGAGAGGAGTTTAGTGCAAAACACTTTAGAACCTGGCGTGCAAGTGTTTTAGCATTCGAAGCTTTTTATAATGCAAAGAAAAAGCTCCCTTTGTGCGACATGCTAGAAACGGTATCGAGCCATTTGGGTAATACGCCAACGATAGCACGTAATTCTTATATTCACCCGGCGCTTATTGATTTATGTAAAAAGGATGAAAACAGCCAGGTTGCTTTAAGAAAGCAATTAAAACTGCCCCGTAAAACGAAGTATTTGAATAGATACGAGCGAGGACTGCTACTCTTTCTCAGCTAG